Proteins from a single region of Bombus pascuorum chromosome 5, iyBomPasc1.1, whole genome shotgun sequence:
- the LOC132907029 gene encoding polycomb protein Sfmbt-like isoform X4: MFPSGKVYASIPGLPELGMVWMGDMMVHGEPTHELMLDPRQAESPFFPHGSNPYENIRNHQIAPTTMVRYLPPQFANECSEPDEAVEAVDSQEIQQEYDSQSERQEMAEYLTLEDYIGDEEREQVVNNAATQTTQDNRNRKIKPIKHPGLVLKTPIAYQPHTDLNFIPIRKDGIAVCEKCGAIGVKHAFYTKERRFCSRACARSSEHTAPTADSTYSPSHSVEAHASVNSTSPNESKLTKNVIVQEETDIKESFELEKEKVISEPVMPEDLPVRRKRTAEMAGSYDWTPQLTEPGFCAAPVSCFKHAPISEIWDNITVGMKVEVENTDCDEVCEAFPDSFWVATVLRISGYRALLRYEGFGLNDDKDFWVSLCSNDIHPVGWCATIGKPLIPPNTIADKYKDWKDFLMKRLTGARTLPTNFYNKVNDSMKSRFRCGFHLEVVDKNRISQVKVATIQKIVGKRLHVRYYDSPPEDNGFWCHEDSPLIHPVGWAKRVGQTLDAYPEYLERVSKSKLCEDDATEDLFYVPKNHHVHLGYTFREGMKIEAIDPLNLSAICAATIMQVLKEDYIMIRIDSYDEDASGADWFCYHSCSPCIFPIGFCSQHGLPLTPPKGYDPTTFTWDTYLTETNTIPAPVQLFNREIPQHGFIEGMRLEAADLMDPRLVCVATITRVIGRLLRVHFDGWEDEYDQWLDCQSPDIYPVGWCDLVDHKLEGPRVLNKNTSPTVKSPRGLKRKAKRKVKKSSKVSCAKNILPRHSERISTAREREREVEPAQGIKIERERDLESLPEQRNREPEPAEEPAGPDQTLPSPTTGQGQALNDTQSEIQSPPPPKERIATSYINVTSASSKYIPRLADGVQKSSESGELVPSEWNVFDVAQFLRVNDCATYCDNFSKRKIDGKTLLTLTKDQIIDLTGFKVGPSLKIYDLIQQLKIKVNPAQERLKLGLKKLL; this comes from the exons ATGTTTCCCAGTGGAAAAG TGTATGCTTCCATCCCTGGATTACCGGAACTAGGGATGGTATGGATGGGAGATATGATGGTACACGGAGAACCTACACATGAACTTATGTTGGATCCACGTCAAGCTGAAAGTCCTTTTTTTCCTCATGGTTCAAAtccatatgaaaatattagaaatcaCCAAATCGCACCTACAACTATGGTACGATATCTACCACCTCAGTTCGCTAATGAATGTTCAGAGCCTGATGAAGCTGTAGAAGCCGTTGATTCCCAGGAAATACAACAG GAATATGATTCACAGTCTGAAAGACAAGAAATGGCTGAATATTTGACATTAGAAGATTACATTGGTGACGAAGAACGAGAGCAAGTTGTAAACAACGCAGCAACACAAACTACTCAAGATAATCGCAATAGGAAAATAAAACCTATAAAGCATCCTGGATTGGTTTTAAAGACACCAATTGCATATCAACCACATAcagatttaaattttattcccaTTCGTAAGGATGGTATAG CTGTTTGCGAAAAATGTGGTGCTATTGGTGTGAAACATGCATTTTATACTAAAGAACGACGATTTTGTAGTAGAGCATGTGCAAGATCTTCAGAACATACAGCTCCTACTGCTGATTCTACGTATAGTCCATCACATTCTGTTGAGGCACACGCATCTGTAAATTCAACTTCTCCAAACGAGTCTAAATTAACAAAGAAT gTCATAGTACAAGAAGAAACAGACATAAAAGAATCTTTTGAActagagaaagagaaagttaTATCAGAACCAGTAATGCCAGAGGATTTACCtgtaagaagaaaaagaactgCTGAAATGGCAGGTTCTTATGATTGGACCCCACAATTAACAGAACCTGGATTTTGTGCTGCTCCAGTATCTTGTTTTAAACAT GCACCTATATCAGAAATATGGGATAATATCACAGTTGGTATGAAAGTAGAAGTGGAAAATACTGATTGCGATGAAGTATGTGAAGCTTTCCCAGATTCCTTTTGGGTTGCTACTGTGTTACGTATATCTGGATATAGAGCTTTGTTAAGGTATGAGGGTTTTGGACTCAATGATGATAAAGATTTTTGGGTATCTTTGTGCTCGAATGACATACACCCTGTAGGTTGGTGTGCAACCATTGGAAAACCTCTTATTCCACCTAATA CAATTGCTGATAAGTACAAAGACTGGAAGGATTTTCTAATGAAACGATTGACAGGTGCAAGAACATTGCCaactaatttttataataaagttaACGATAGTATGAAGTCGCGTTTTAGATGTGGATTTCACTTGGAAGTCgtagataaaaatagaatctcGCAAGTAAAAGTAGCAACGATACAAAAAATTGTGGGTAAACGATTACATGTACGATACTATGATTCACCACCCGAAGACAATGGTTTTTGGTGCCACGAAGATTCTCCTCTTATACATCCTGTTGGGTGGGCAAAACGGGTAGGACAAACGTTGGATGCATATCCTGAATATTTGGAGCGTGTGTCAAAATCAAAATTGTGTGAAGATGACGCAACTGAAGACCTTTTCTATGTGCCAAAGAACCATCATGTACATCTTGGATACACATTTCGAGAAGGAATGAAAATAGAAGCCATTGATCCTCTTAATCTCTCTGCCATATGTGCAGCAACAATTATGCAAGTTTTAAAAGAAGATTATATAATGATCCGTATAGATAGTTATGATGAAGATGCAAGTGGTGCTGATTGGTTCTGCTATCATTCATGTTCACCTTGTATTTTTCCAATTGGATTTTGTTCTCAACATGGATTACCACTTACACCACCAAAGGGCTATGATCCCACTACATTTACATGGGATACATATTTAACAGAGACGAATACTATACCTGCTCCTGTGCAGTTATTTAATAGG gAAATACCTCAACATGGATTTATTGAAGGAATGAGGCTCGAAGCAGCTGATTTAATGGATCCTAGATTAGTTTGTGTTGCTACTATTACTAGGGTGATTGGAAGGTTATTAAGAGTACACTTCGATGGTTGGGAGGACGAATATGATCAATGGCTAGATTGTCAGAGTCCTGACATTTATCCAGTCGGATGGTGTGATTTGGTTGATCATAAATTAGAAGGGCCCCGTGTACTCAATAAAAACACTAGTCCTACTG TAAAATCACCAAGAGGCCTTAAACGTAAAGCTAagagaaaagtgaaaaaaagcAGCAAAGTATCTTGTGCGAAAAACATTCTACCTCGACACAGTGAACGTATTAGTACGGCTCGTGAACGCGAACGAGAAGTAGAGCCAGCCcaaggaataaaaatcgaaagagAACGTGACTTGGAAAGCCTACCAGAACAAAGAAACAGGGAACCAGAACCAGCAGAAGAACCAGCTGGACCTGATCAAACTTTACCTAGTCCTACTACTGGACAAGGTCAAGCATTAAATGATACTCAAAGTGAGATACAAAGCCCTCCACCACCAAAAGAACGAATTGCAACATCGTacattaat GTAACGTCTGCTTCTAGCAAATACATCCCAAGGCTAGCAGATGGTGTTCAAAAGAGTTCTGAATCTGGTGAATTAGTGCCATCTGAGTGGAATGTGTTTGATGTAGCACAATTTCTTCGTGTTAATGATTGTGCAACATATTGCGATAACTTTAGTAAACGTAAGATAGATGGAAAAACTCTATTAACACTCACTAAGGACCAAATAATAGACCTAACCGGTTTTAAAGTTGGGCCTTCTTTAAAGATATATGATCTTATTCAGCAATTGAAAATCAAAGTGAATCCAGCTCAGGAAAGGTTGAAATTAggattgaaaaaattattataa